A region of Vigna radiata var. radiata cultivar VC1973A unplaced genomic scaffold, Vradiata_ver6 scaffold_70, whole genome shotgun sequence DNA encodes the following proteins:
- the LOC106779976 gene encoding triacylglycerol lipase 1-like, which translates to MANTVVSLVSIALLCLTTAQGSTNFHGISSSVTDHDFHIDGICETAVETKGYQCEEHKVETDDGYILSLQRLPAGRSGHKADKPPVLLQHGLFCDALSWLINPPDEALGFILADNGYDVWISNTRGTKYSRSHRSLSPNDAAFWNWSWDELASYDLPALVKYVHNNTAQKIHYVGHSLGTLMAFTAFSRGQVLDRLRSAALLSPIAHMRQVNSPIARVFADTFLAEHLNFIGIGEFIPNGEGSTRLVEGICKTLRIDCSKPLAYFTGPNCCLNSTLLNSLLDHGLQSTATKNLIHLSQMIRTGNIAKYDYGNFLKNRQNYGESFPPPYDLTAIPKEFPLFVSYGGSDMLSEVNGVKLLLNDLKSHDANNLVVLFRKEYAHVDFFMATNVKQVIYDPVISFFQAN; encoded by the exons ATGGCCAACACAGTAGTGAGCTTGGTTTCAATAGCCCTTCTTTGCCTTACAACAGCACAAGGGAGCACAAATTTTCATGGAATATCCTCTTCGGTTACTGATCATGATTTTCATATTGATGGTATCTGCGAAACAGCAGTAGAGACAAAAGGTTACCAGTGTGAAGAACATAAG GTTGAGACAGACGATGGCTACATCCTGAGTCTGCAAAGGTTGCCGGCGGGGCGGTCTGGTCACAAAGCCGACAAGCCACCGGTGCTTTTGCAACATGGTCTCTTTTGT GATGCCCTGTCATGGCTGATAAATCCTCCAGATGAAGCATTGGGTTTTATCTTAGCAGATAATGGATATGATGTGTGGATTTCCAATACTCGTGGAACAAAATATAGCCGCAGCCACAGATCACTGAGTCCTAATGACGCG GCTTTTTGGAATTGGTCATGGGATGAGTTGGCTAGTTATGATCTTCCTGCTCTCGTGAAGTATGTGCATAACAACACTGCTCAGAAAATTCACTATGTTGGCCATTCCTTG GGAACCTTAATGGCTTTTACTGCTTTCTCTAGGGGACAAGTGTTGGACAGGTTGAGATCAGCTGCATTGCTTTCCCCAATTGCTCATATGCGTCAAGTTAATTCACCGATAGCAAGAGTCTTTGCTGACACATTTTTAGCTGAG CATCTCAACTTTATAGGCATCGGTGAATTCATTCCAAACGG AGAAGGATCTACCAGATTAGTGGAAGGCATTTGCAAGACTTTAAGAATTGACTGCTCAAAGCCGTTGGCATATTTCACAG GTCCAAATTGCTGCTTAAATTCCACCCTGTTAAATTCCTTGCTTGATCATGGACTACAGTCAACAGCTACTAAGAATTTGATCCATCTTAGTCAAA TGATCAGAACAGGAAATATAGCCAAGTATGATTAcggtaattttttaaagaacagGCAGAACTATGGAGAATCATTTCCTCCTCCTTATGACTTGACAGCAATTCCAAAGGAATTTCCTCTTTTTGTGAGCTATGGAGGGTCAGATATGCTATCTGAAGTAAATGGTGTGAAGCTTTTGCTGAATGACCTGAAGAGTCATGATGCAAACAACCTCGTCGTGTTGTTTAGGAAAGAATATGCTCACGTTGATTTTTTCATGGCTACCAATGTTAAACAAGTTATTTATGATCCTGTTATATCTTTCTTCCAGGCTAATTGA
- the LOC106779953 gene encoding uncharacterized protein LOC106779953, with product MDDEVGDHEINEEYNCDELDSDLESDGDGSLKRGNFKKFRQDDMNKDFRFSLGMEFCSLKEFKNALMEHSLLNGKEIKFMKNDLTRVRAECKKKMWLFIMARKVGGKETFRVKTLVGRHRCGRVFGNKNASVNWIAQVLVDRFVNVASMTVNQSLMTLKSHSVLESLLGKAKQIVLDSLVGDRERQYARLYDYVGELLRVKCGTFKIKVNQPQPSLPPRFGSFYMCLEGCKHGFLGSCRPFIGVDGCHLKTTYGGQLLVAVGRDPNDQYFPLAFAVVENECKETWRWFLSQLLDDIGGTDCQRWVFISDQQKGLMAVFDDMMDGVEHRLCLRHLYNNFKKRFGGGVLIRDLMMGAAKATYEKEWEKKMGKLKAINIDAYNWLLGIPTKSWCKHAFSTYCRCHVLINNFTESFNSTILLARDKPIITMMEWIQTYIMKQFATLKEKAITYPGVLMPRPRKRLDKEIKKSGNWVPTWARAEKFEVTHGFTMDKFVVDLSNHSCNCYNWDLIGIPYKHAIAAINYKVQNPEYYAHVYYKKQPYVTCYAPEISAINGQQMCPTSENTPLLLPPIYKTPPGRPKKLRRRETDEPVSHTKLSKKHAIMKCSNCKEFGHNNTRGTASAGASSSRPRSEPQASPSTSQGATAGPASTANTGPSFSGAATASSNQVAGRTPSGLGAHHLGSQASTT from the exons ATGGATGATGAAGTTGGAGACCATGAGATCAATGAGGAATACAATTGTGATGAATTGGATTCAGATTTAGAAAGTGATGGGGATGGCAGCTTGAAAAGgggaaattttaaaaagtttagacAAGATGATATGAACAAGGATTTCAGATTCTCACTGGGGATGGAATTTTGTTCACTGAAGGAGTTTAAAAATGCACTAATGGAGCATAGCTTATTAAATGGAAAAGAGATTAAGTTTATGAAGAATGATCTCACAAGAGTAAGGGcagaatgtaaaaaaaaaatgtggctTTTTATTATGGCTCGCAAGGTAGGAGGGAAGGAAACATTTAGGGTGAAAACCTTAGTTGGAAGACACAGGTGTGGCAGagtttttggaaacaaaaatgcaaGTGTGAATTGGATTGCCCAAGTTTTAGTTGACAGGTTTGTAAATGTGGCTAGCATGACTGTCAACCAATCATTGATGACATTAAAAAGTCATTCAGTGTTGGAATCACTACTTGGAAAGGCCAAACAAATTGTCTTGGATTCTCTTGTTGGTGATAGGGAAAGACAATATGCTCGTCTATATGATTATGTGGGGGAATTGCTAAGAGTCAAGTGtggaacttttaaaattaaagtgaatcAACCCCAACCAAGTTTGCCACCAAGATTTGGCTCTTTCTATATGTGTTTAGAGGGGTGTAAGCATGGTTTTTTAGGAAGTTGCAGGCCCTTCATAGGGGTGGATGGTTGTCATCTTAAGACAACATATGGTGGCCAATTGTTGGTGGCGGTTGGACGAGACCCCAATGATCAATACTTTCCACTGGCTTTTGCAGTGGTCGAGAATGAATGCAAGGAAACTTGGAGATGGTTTTTATCACAGCTTTTGGATGATATAGGTGGCACTGATTGTCAACGTTGGGTGTTTATTTCTGATCAACAAAAG GGACTAATGGCAGTTTTTGATGACATGATGGATGGAGTTGAACATCGATTGTGCTTAAGGCACTTATATAACAACTTCAAGAAGCGATTTGGTGGAGGAGTACTCATTAGAGATCTCATGATGGGAGCAGCAAAGGCTACATATGAGAAGGAATGGGAAAAAAAGATGGGTAAGTTGAAAGCTATTAACATTGATGCATATAATTGGTTATTAGGTATTCCTACCAAGAGTTGGTGTAAACATGCCTTTAGTACCTATTGTAGATGCCATGTGTTGATAAATAATTTCACTGAGTCCTTTAATAGTACTATATTACTAGCTAGAGACAAACCAATAATAACTATGATGGAATGGATACAAACTTATATCATGAAACAGTTTGCAACACTTAAGGAGAAAGCCATCACATATCCAGGAGTTTTAATGCCTAGACCTAGAAAAAGGCTtgataaggaaataaaaaagagtGGTAATTGGGTTCCCACTTGGGCCAGGGCTGAAAAATTTGAGGTCACACACGGCTTTACAATGGATAAGTTTGTTGTTGACTTAAGTAACCATTCTTGTAATTGTTACAATTGGGATTTAATAGGAATACCCTATAAGCATGCTATTGCTGCCATTAATTACAAAGTTCAAAACCCTGAATATTATGCCCATGTTTATTACAAGAAACAACCTTATGTCACTTGTTATGCCCCTGAAATAAGTGCAATAAATGGCCAACAAATGTGTCCTACTTCTGAAAACACACCCTTACTCCTCCCTCCAATTTATAAAACACCTCCTGGGAgaccaaaaaaattaagaagaagagAGACAGATGAACCTGTGAGCCATACAAAATTGTCCAAGAAGCATGCTATTATGAAATGTAGCAATTGCAAAGAGTTTGGCCACAAT AACACAAGGGGCACTGCAAGTGCAGGAGCATCTAGTAGCAGGCCTAGATCTGAACCACAAGCATCACCGTCAACGTCACAAGGAGCTACAGCTGGACCAGCATCAACAGCTAATACTGGACCATCATTCAGTGGAGCAGCAACTGCATCAAGTAACCAAGTTGCAGGAAGAACACCCTCAGGACTGGGTGCACACCATCTTGGTTCCCAAGCTAGTACCACTTGA